The Argentina anserina chromosome 3, drPotAnse1.1, whole genome shotgun sequence genome includes a region encoding these proteins:
- the LOC126787674 gene encoding receptor-like protein 2 yields the protein MLVQPAKHAMVQALSLFIISMSFLTHDIHACIQTQRTSLLSFALILSSPSLNWTSTNCCHWEGISCNRDGWVTHLQLPSKGLKLKGDSFSSSSLANLTHLTHLNLSHNSLSGPLDDLFLSLNDLKIVDLSYNLLFGVLPSSLPSSHIQMIDFSSNRLHGAIPSSFLQKAWNLASFNASNNSFSGPIPSSICLPSSSLLRHLDLSFNNFNGSISSGLGKCSKLQVFRAAHNYLSGSLPEDIFNVTTLEEISLPLNSLNGAVSDAIANLTSLITLDLSYNQLSGVLPLHLGKLSKLKHILLDFNHLEGSLPPSLMNCTNLVELRMGANNLGGDISMLNFSKLSQLSKLDLRKNNFFGVLPRSLYSCKLLKAIRVSLNNLEVQIQPEMVSLKSLSFLSLGGNKRLTNIKETLKILMRCKRLVVLSLASSFLGEELPADLGEVDFDGFQNLRALDLSFCNLTGPLPLWLSKLKMLELLDLNQNRITGSIPSWMGNLPRLYTISMESNLLSGQLPKQFCRLPMLVSEQAAAQLHRTDIELPIYIPGSVHAKPLQYNYIYYDPSIFLRDNCLSGNIPNEIGQLQLLQLLDLSGNNFSGNIPDQMSNLKHMEILDLSTNHLSGKIPASFTSLNFLSSFNVSHNNLEGPIPSSTQLQSFNASAFEGNLKLCGAPLPKKCQTIKGADAPDMNTQGADTKENQFPWFYVSAALGFITGFWGVCGPLVLMTNWRYAYYHFLENVLDRFRVMISRSMAKVKRSFF from the coding sequence ATGCTAGTGCAGCCTGCAAAGCACGCAATGGTGCAAGCCTTGAGCTTGTTTATCATTTCCATGTCTTTTTTAACGCATGATATTCATGCATGTATCCAAACACAGCGTACTTCTCTCCTGTCCTTTGCCCTCATTCTGTCTTCTCCTTCCTTAAACTGGACTTCTACTAATTGTTGCCATTGGGAAGGCATCAGTTGTAATCGAGATGGTTGGGTCACTCATTTGCAGTTACCCTCCAAAGGGCTCAAACTGAAAGGAGATAGTTTTTCCTCATcatcacttgcaaatctcaCACATCTCACTCACTTGAATCTCTCACACAATTCCCTTTCTGGTCCTCTAGATGACCTCTTCCTGTCCTTGAATGATCTTAAAATCGTAGATTTGAGCTATAACCTTCTCTTTGGAGTGTTACCATCTTCTCTTCCATCCAGCCATATTCAGATGATAGATTTTTCCAGCAATCGCTTACATGGTGCAATCCCATCTTCTTTTTTACAAAAGGCTTGGAATTTGGCTAGTTTCAACGCCAGTAACAACTCCTTTTCAGGTCCTATCCCATCCTCTATTtgtcttccttcttcttccttgttACGACATCTTGATCTTTCGTTCAATAATTTCAATGGTAGTATATCTTCTGGATTGGGGAAGTGTTCCAAACTGCAGGTCTTTCGTGCTGCTCACAATTACCTATCAGGATCCCTTCCAGAAGATATCTTCAATGTTACCACACTTGAAGAGATTTCACTACCTCTAAATTCATTGAATGGGGCAGTGAGTGATGCTATTGCCAACCTCACTAGCCTCATAACCCTTGACCTCTCTTATAACCAATTGAGTGGTGTGCTCCCTCTCCATCTTGGGAAGCTATCAAAGTTGAAACACATACTCCTTGATTTCAACCATCTAGAAGGTTCATTGCCCCCATCTCTGATGAATTGCACAAACCTCGTTGAACTACGTATGGGAGCCAACAACTTGGGAGGTGATATTTCAATGCTTAATTTTTCCAAACTTAGCCAACTAAGTAAACTTGACTTGCGGAAAAATAACTTCTTTGGTGTCTTACCGAGAAGCCTCTACTCGTGCAAGCTCTTGAAAGCAATTCGAGTTTCATTGAATAATCTAGAGGTTCAAATACAGCCTGAAATGGTTTCATTGAAATCCCTGTCCTTCCTCTCACTGGGAGGAAACAAACGTCTGACGAATATCAAAGAGACATTGAAGATACTGATGAGATGCAAACGCCTAGTAGTCCTCTCATTAGCATCTAGTTTTCTAGGTGAGGAGCTGCCAGCTGATCTTGGGGAAGTTGATTTTGATGGGTTTCAAAATCTTCGAGCTTTGGATTTGAGTTTCTGTAACCTTACTGGTCCACTCCCTCTATGGctatcaaaactcaaaatgctGGAGCTCTTGGACCTCAATCAGAATAGAATCACAGGCTCAATTCCAAGTTGGATGGGGAATCTTCCTAGGCTGTATACTATAAGTATGGAATCCAACCTTCTTTCAGGGCAACTTCCAAAGCAGTTCTGTAGACTACCGATGTTGGTGTCTGAACAAGCTGCAGCTCAACTACATCGTACTGATATTGAATTGCCTATTTACATTCCCGGTAGTGTTCATGCAAAACCTTTACAGTACAATTACATATATTACGATCCATCAATATTCCTACGTGACAATTGCCTCAGTGGGAATATACCTAATGAGATTGGTCAGTTGCAGCTTCTCCAACTGCTGGATCTTAGTGGCAACAACTTCTCCGGCAACATTCCAGACCAGATGTCCAACCTGAAGCACATGGAGATACTGGATCTCTCCACGAACCATTTGTCTGGAAAAATCCCGGCATCATTCACAAGTCTTAATTTCTTATCAAGTTTCAATGTCTCGCACAATAATCTTGAAGGACCAATACCGTCAAGCACTCAGCTCCAGAGTTTCAATGCTTCTGCATTCGAGGGGAATCTGAAACTTTGTGGTGCTCCACTTCCAAAGAAGTGTCAGACAATAAAGGGTGCTGATGCACCTGATATGAATACCCAAGGTGCAGACACGAAGGAGAACCAATTTCCCTGGTTTTATGTCTCTGCTGCACTTGGGTTCATAACAGGATTTTGGGGAGTCTGTGGCCCTTTAGTGCTTATGACGAATTGGAGGTATGCCTATTATCACTTCCTAGAAAATGTACTAGACAGGTTCCGGGTGATGATATCAAGGAGTATGGCCAAAGTGAAGAGAAGTTTTTTTTAG
- the LOC126787584 gene encoding uncharacterized protein LOC126787584, with protein MACGSSLISLYLLLLTLFSTTQLSQSLRDLKPNPNRPSTSLQSIIDVHDLLPKYGLPRGLLPDNVRSYTLSDDGTFEIHLESPCYVHFDQLVYYNKNIKGKLSFGSVSDVSGIQAKKLFIWVSVTGMHMEQGSDSVEFYVGALSEKLPAKQFEVVPVCKNKACRGAGGVESM; from the coding sequence ATGGCCTGTGGATCCTCCCTAATCTCTCTCTACCTTCTTCTCCTAACCCTCTTCTCAACAACCCAATTATCTCAATCCCTCAGGGACCTCAAACCAAACCCCAACCGTCCATCCACCTCGCTCCAATCAATCATAGACGTCCACGACCTCCTCCCCAAGTACGGCCTCCCACGGGGTCTCTTACCCGACAACGTAAGATCCTACACTCTCTCCGATGATGGAACCTTCGAGATCCATCTGGAAAGCCCGTGTTATGTTCACTTTGACCAGCTGGTGTACTACAACAAGAACATCAAAGGGAAGCTGAGTTTCGGCTCTGTTTCCGATGTTTCGGGGATTCAAGCCAAGAAGCTGTTTATCTGGGTTTCCGTGACGGGGATGCACATGGAACAAGGGTCTGATTCTGTTGAGTTTTACGTTGGTGCTTTGTCGGAGAAATTGCCGGCTAAACAGTTCGAGGTTGTTCCTGTCTGTAAGAACAAGGCTTGCCGAGGAGCTGGTGGTGTTGAGTCTATGTGA
- the LOC126787690 gene encoding non-specific lipid transfer protein GPI-anchored 6 produces MIIAMSNSEKLSVRISCVFVVVMMLAGFGSSDIDQDRAECADQLIGLAPCLPYVGGDKDAKTPTIDCCTGLKQVDAKSHRCLCVLIKDHDDPKLGLTINATLALKLPGSCHVPVNITSCVDILHLDPKSANGKLFLGYAHETKAVNSTGASNSSSGNSTTVAQETSDGWSLGIGLLGIEMLFVTSMCFYISHLLFYV; encoded by the exons ATGATTATTGCAATGAGTAACTCAGAGAAGTTAAGCGTGAGGATCTCATGCGTCTTTGTGGTGGTGATGATGCTAGCTGGTTTCGGAAGCTCAGACATAGACCAAGATAGGGCAGAGTGTGCAGATCAGCTAATAGGGCTTGCTCCATGTCTTCCTTATGTTGGGGGTGACAAAGATGCCAAAACTCCCACAATAGACTGCTGCACTGGCCTGAAACAGGTGGATGCAAAGAGCCATAGATGCCTCTGTGTTCTGATTAAGGACCACGACGATCCTAAGCTCGGCCTCACCATCAATGCTACTCTTGCGTTGAAGCTCCCTGGTTCCTGCCATGTACCTGTTAACATAACTAGTTGTGTTG ATATCTTGCATTTGGATCCAAAGTCGGCAAACGGTAAGTTGTTCTTGGGATATGCACATGAGACTAAAGCTGTTAACAGTACCGGTGCTTCTAATTCATCCAGTG GGAACTCTACAACAGTTGCTCAAGAAACGAGTGATGGTTGGAGCCTGGGAATAGGATTGCTAGGAATAGAGATGCTCTTTGTGACCTcgatgtgtttttatatttctcaCCTTCTGTTCTATGTTTGA
- the LOC126786857 gene encoding uncharacterized protein LOC126786857 translates to MSPTKPHHESTVINYAIRSRLLVISLIILWRTLLSPYDTSASINPTCLSQQHPNVVVVEDDQQSQEHVLFPKLASAVESSIVWDSVYFVRIAQCGYEYEQSYAFFPLLPLCISLLSRKVLAPLIPVIGHRAVLGLSGYVINNVAFVFAALYLYRLSVIILKDHEAALRASILFCFNPASIFYSSIYSETLFALFSIGGLYHLMSGKNAIAVLWLALSGFSRSNGMLNAGYFCFQTMHQAYDAVFLRKRAFLAVQVLVGGALRCICIFAPFVAFQAYGYHNICLRHFPNEVSPWCKARVPMLYNYIQNHYWGVGFLKYFQVKQLPNFLLASPILSLALCSIVHYAKSNPKNFYSLGFHAPTEDKNAAAVLFTLSHEYRNLKAKKQVIKAPALPREESKSSANQGYLSAAALPYIFHLGFMAATAFFVMHVQVATRFLSFSPPLYWFASYIMRSPGIYKRWGYVIWAYSAAYILLGSLLFSNFYPFT, encoded by the exons ATGTCTCCGACCAAACCACACCACGAATCCACCGTCATCAACTACGCAATCCGATCCAGACTCCTAGTCATCTCTCTCATCATCCTATGGCGCACCCTCCTCAGCCCCTACGACACCTCGGCGTCCATCAACCCAACTTGCCTATCTCAACAACATCCCAACGTTGTTGTTGTCGAAGATGATCAACAATCCCAGGAACATGTCCTGTTCCCTAAACTCGCCTCGGCTGTCGAGTCCAGCATTGTTTGGGACAGCGTCTACTTTGTTCGGATCGCGCAATGTGGTTACGAGTACGAACAGTCCTATGCTTTCTTCCCGCTCCTCCCTCTCTGCATTTCGTTGTTGTCTCGCAAAG TTTTGGCGCCGTTGATTCCGGTTATTGGGCATAGAGCTGTGTTGGGGTTATCAGGCTATGTGATCAATAACGTTGCCTTTGTTTTTGCGGCTCTTTACTTGTACAG GCTCTCAGTTATAATTTTGAAGGACCATGAAGCAGCTCTGAGGGCTTCAATCTTGTTTTGCTTCAATCCAGCCTCCATATTCTATTCATCAAT ATATTCCGAGACTTTGTTCGCTCTATTTTCAATTGGAGGATTGTACCATCTAATGTCTGGAAAGAATGCTATTGCTGTCCTTTGGCTTGCTCTTTCTGGTTTTTCAAGGTCCAATGGAATGCTGAATGCTGGTTATTTCTGTTTTCAGACTATGCATCAGGCTTACGATGCTGTTTTCTTGAGAAAGCGTGCTTTT TTGGCAGTGCAGGTTCTTGTTGGTGGAGCTCTCCGTTGTATATGCATTTTTGCTCCATTTGTTGCATTTCAGGCATACGGATACCACAATATCTGTCTTAGGCATTTTCCAAATGAAGTGAGCCCCTGGTGCAAAGCAAGAGTACCTATGCTGTATAATTATATTCAAAATCATTACTG GGGAGTAGGTTTTTTGAAATACTTCCAAGTTAAGCAGTTGCCAAACTTTCTACTGGCATCGCCAATATTGTCATTGGCACTCTGCTCAATTGTCCATTATGCGAAGTCAAATCCCAAAAACTTCTACTCGTTAGGCTTCCATGCTCCTACTGAGGACAAAAATGCTGCTGCTGTGCTTTTTACTTTGAGTCATG AATATCGCAATCTAAAAGCAAAAAAGCAAGTAATTAAAGCTCCGGCTCTACCCCGAGAAGAATCTAAATCATCTGCAAATCAAGGATACTTGTCTGCTGCTGCTCTCCCATATATTTTCCATTTGGGATTTATGGCAGCCACCGCATTTTTTGTCATGCATGTGCAG GTTGCGACTCGCTTCCTATCTTTCAGTCCTCCTCTCTATTGGTTTGCTTCGTATATAATGAGATCTCCTGGTATTTATAAGAGATGGGGATATGTGATTTGGGCATACTCCGCTGCGTACATTCTTCTGGGTAGTTTGCTCTTTTCAAACTTCTATCCCTTTACTTAA
- the LOC126787691 gene encoding uncharacterized protein LOC126787691: MAPFPILLLLLLSAAASPSLSLSSNSSASVFELLPKYGLPSGLLPASVTNYTLSDDGRFVVVLDKPCYIQFDYLVYYETSITGKLSYGAITGLKGIQVQRLFFWFDVDEIRVDLPPSDSIYFTVGIINKKLDVDQFQSVHSCRDGVSGSGSCLGSLRRVIQLPSPLEEEIKMLLTE, encoded by the exons ATGGCTCCATTtccaatcctcctcctcctcctcctctccgcCGCCGCAAGCccctccctttctctctcctccaaCTCATCCGCGTCGGTCTTCGAGCTCTTACCCAAGTACGGCCTCCCCAGTGGTCTCCTACCCGCCTCCGTCACCAACTACACGTTATCCGACGACGGCCGATTCGTCGTCGTTTTGGACAAGCCCTGCTATATTCAGTTCGACTACTTGGTCTACTACGAGACAAGCATCACCGGAAAGCTGAGCTACGGCGCCATCACCGGCCTCAAGGGCATTCAGGTCCAAAGATTGTTCTTTTGGTTCGACGTCGATGAGATCCGCGTCGATTTGCCGCCGTCCGATAGCATCTACTTCACCGTTGGGATCATCAACAAGAAGCTCGATGTTGATCAGTTCCAGAGTGTTCATTCTTGCCGCGACGGGGTTTCGGGTTCGGGTTCTTGTCTCGGGTCGCTCAGACGGGTCATTCAG CTTCCATCTCCACTGGAAGAAGAGATAAAGATGCTACTTACTGAGTAG